In Terriglobus aquaticus, the genomic window GCGAAGAACCTGCGCTACATTCACGGGGACGTACGCAATGCGCAACAGGTGAGCGACGCCGCTCGCTACGCGACGCAGATCTACCATCTGGCTGCACAGGTCGCCGTGACGACCAGCATCACCGACCCCAAGTGCGACTTTGACACCAACGCGCTCGGCACCTTCCACGTCCTCGAAGCGGCGCGCCGGCACGGTCGCCAGCCGATGGTGTTCTTTACCTCGACGAACAAGGTGTACGGTTCGCTGGAATCGGTTCCGGTGGAAAAGGCCGGCACTCGCTATCGGGCCACGGATCGAAAGTTCATCGGAGCGGACGAGAGTACGCCGCTCGACTTCCACTCGCCCTACGGCTGCAGCAAGGGCGCGGCGGACCAGTATGTCCGCGACTACGCGCGCATCTACGACCTGCCCACCGTAGTCTTCCGCATGAGCTGCATCGCCGGCCAGCGCCAGTTCGGCAATGAAGACCAGGGTTGGGTCGCCCACTTCCTGTACAGCGTGCTCTCCGGTCGGGCCATCACGGTCTACGGCGACGGCCTCCAGGTCCGGGACATTCTGCACATCGACGACCTGGTGAATGCCTTCGTCGCCGCCCGGGACAACATCGGCAGCACCGCCGGGCATGTCTACAACGTCGGCGGCGGCATGGGCCGCGCCATCTCGATTCGCGAACTCCTCGAAAAGATTGAACGGCGCGTGGAGCGCCCTGCTCGGCTCGAGTTCAGTGACACCCGGCCCGGCGATCAGCCGCTGTACGTCTCGAACACCACCCGCCTCGAGAGCCACACGGGTTGGAAGGCCGCACTTTCACTGGATCAGATCCTCGACAGTATTGAGGCGTTCTACTCCGCCAACCGCGGCCTGATCGCGCAGCGACCCGCCGCTTCCGCGGATGCCAAACCGCTGTCCGACAAAGGTTTTTCGTCCGCGCTGTCCACCCCGGCGCTGGCC contains:
- a CDS encoding GDP-mannose 4,6-dehydratase, whose product is MAVQREILITGGAGFVGANLAARLLAEGGNNVAIFDNLSRRGTEHNLSWLRTLPQAKNLRYIHGDVRNAQQVSDAARYATQIYHLAAQVAVTTSITDPKCDFDTNALGTFHVLEAARRHGRQPMVFFTSTNKVYGSLESVPVEKAGTRYRATDRKFIGADESTPLDFHSPYGCSKGAADQYVRDYARIYDLPTVVFRMSCIAGQRQFGNEDQGWVAHFLYSVLSGRAITVYGDGLQVRDILHIDDLVNAFVAARDNIGSTAGHVYNVGGGMGRAISIRELLEKIERRVERPARLEFSDTRPGDQPLYVSNTTRLESHTGWKAALSLDQILDSIEAFYSANRGLIAQRPAASADAKPLSDKGFSSALSTPALATAEAR